A window of Hevea brasiliensis isolate MT/VB/25A 57/8 chromosome 14, ASM3005281v1, whole genome shotgun sequence contains these coding sequences:
- the LOC131168972 gene encoding uncharacterized protein LOC131168972 yields the protein MSIKMAGIQQFELGEGVDGTGVTTKILTCNSSMDLIIENKSKLFGLHIQPPLLEMFFGRLPFAMSRGSKLYAEAKGSTVFKLYVGTKNKPMYGAGRNMQDMLDSGNGLPILIRVGLSSHFRVVLNLIKPKYHNQAQCLLVLDSKYDQKHRTQVYNSTCTMY from the exons ATGTCGATCAAG ATGGcaggaatccagcaatttgaacTAGGGGAAGGAGTAGATGGCACTGGTGTTACAACTAAGATCCTCACCTGCAACTCTTCCATGGATCTTATCATAGAAAACAAGTCTAAGCTCTTTGGCCTTCACATTCAACCTCCATTGCTTGAAATGTTCTTCGGTCGCCTTCCCTTCGCAATGTCTCGT GGTTCAAAACTGTATGCTGAAGCAAAGGGTTCAACAGTGTTCAAACTGTACGTGGGAACCAAGAACAAGCCCATGTATGGAGCAGGAAGAAACATGCAGGACATGCTAGATTCTGGAAATGGATTGCCAATATTGATTCGAGTAGGCTTGAGCTCCCATTTTCGGGTGGTTTTGAATCTTATCAAGCCAAAATATCATAACCAAGCACAATGTCTACTAGTCCTGGATAGCAAATATGATCAGAAACATCGAACCCAAGTATATAACAGCACCTGCACAATGTATTAA
- the LOC110656788 gene encoding protein DETOXIFICATION 43, which yields MAEDKALQLAERKWKMPILVFFRDARLVFKMDELGSEILRIAVPAAMALAADPIASLIDTAFIGHLGPVEIAAVGVSIAIFNQASKVTIFPLVSITTSFVAEEDTVQRVRNEPQKGEDLDKKDSAKTCEVKELVLEDVMLENLEKGSATDTEKNRDSIPEDDCKATACKSPTFAEGKSVKEKPNNNNKKKKKGRRHIPSASTALIVGGILGLVQAIFLIFCAQPLLSIMGVKSNSPMLTPARKYLTLRSLGSPAVLLSLAMQGVFRGFKDTKTPLYATVAGDVTNVILDPIFIFVCKLGVSGAAIAHVLSQYLISLILLWRLMKKVDLLPPSLKDLQFGRFLKNGFLLLARVIAATICVTLAASRATRLGSTPMAAFQVCLQVWLTSSLLADGLAVAGQAIIACAFAEKDYQKATTAATRVLQMSFVLGLGLAVVVGVGLHFGDGIFSKDPNVLHIISIGIPFVAATQPINSIAFVFDGVNFGASDFAYSAYSMVLVAIASIATIFVLSKTGGFIGIWVALTIFMGLRTFAGVWRMGTGTGPWSFLRGRLLP from the exons ATGGCTGAGGATAAAGCTTTGCAGCTAGCTGAGAGAAAATGGAAGATGCCAATCCTGGTTTTCTTTAGAGATGCAAG ACTGGTTTTCAAGATGGATGAACTTGGTTCTGAGATACTAAGGATTGCAGTCCCTGCTGCTATGGCTTTAGCTGCTGATCCCATTGCTTCACTAATTGACACTGCATTTATTGGCCATCTAG GACCAGTGGAAATAGCTGCTGTAGGAGTTTCAATTGCCATCTTCAATCAAGCATCAAAGGTTACCATATTCCCACTGGTTAGTATCACTACTTCATTTGTTGCTGAGGAAGATACTGTTCAGAGGGTGAGAAATGAACCACAAAAAGGGGAGGACTTGGACAAGAAGGATTCAGCTAAAACCTGTGAAGTGAAAGAGTTGGTGCTAGAAGATGTCATGCTTGAGAACTTGGAGAAAGGATCAGCAACAGACACTGAAAAGAATAGAGATTCAATTCCAGAAGATG ATTGTAAGGCAACTGCATGCAAGTCTCCCACTTTTGCTGAAGGCAAAAGTGTCAAGGAAaaaccaaataataataataagaagaagaagaagggaagGAGACATATCCCTTCAGCCTCAACAGCACTCATTGTTGGAGGGATTCTTGGTCTTGTGCAGGCAATATTCCTCATATTCTGTGCACAACCTCTCCTCAGTATCATGGGTGTAAAATCT AATTCCCCTATGTTGACTCCTGCACGGAAGTACTTGACATTAAGATCACTAGGTTCTCCTGCAGTTCTTCTGTCTCTGGCCATGCAAGGAGTCTTCAGAGGATTTAAAGATACAAAAACTCCATTATATGCCACTG TTGCTGGAGATGTAACAAACGTCATTTTGGATCCCATTTTTATCTTCGTTTGCAAGTTGGGGGTCAGTGGTGCAGCCATTGCACATGTTCTTTCCCA GTACTTGATTTCACTGATCCTCTTATGGAGGTTGATGAAAAAAGTTGATCTCTTACCACCAAGTCTTAAAGATTTGCAATTTGGTCGGTTTCTCAAAAATG GTTTCCTGTTGTTAGCGAGAGTTATAGCTGCTACAATCTGTGTGACCTTAGCAGCATCAAGGGCTACAAGGCTGGGTTCGACACCTATGGCTGCATTCCAAGTCTGCTTACAGGTCTGGTTGACCTCATCACTTCTTGCTGATGGCTTGGCTGTTGCTGGACAG GCAATTATTGCTTGTGCATTTGCTGAGAAGGACTACCAGAAGGCAACAACCGCGGCAACCCGGGTTCTTCAG ATGAGTTTTGTTCTTGGCCTGGGGCTAGCTGTTGTTGTTGGAGTAGGTTTGCATTTTGGGGATGGAATTTTTTCAAAAGATCCTAATGTTCTTCACATTATAAGCATAGGCATTCCG TTCGTTGCAGCTACACAACCTATCAACTCAATAGCCTTTGTTTTTGATGGTGTGAACTTTGGAGCATCTGATTTTGCATATTCTGCATATTCTATG GTCCTTGTAGCTATAGCAAGCATTGCAACCATTTTCGTTCTCTCTAAAACTGGTGGTTTTATTGGAATATGGGTTGCTCTAACCATCTTTATGGGGCTACGTACCTTTGCTGGTGTATGGAG GATGGGGACTGGAACTGGACCATGGAGTTTTCTCAGAGGCCGATTGCTGCCCTAG